A stretch of Coccidioides posadasii str. Silveira chromosome 2, complete sequence DNA encodes these proteins:
- a CDS encoding uncharacterized protein (SECRETED:SignalP(1-22)~EggNog:ENOG410PZVT~COG:S): MFSARAVLFVTVLALLNIFAVATPPGCLIAAINTQEDPSDMDVMCGSASKKVQNEIVKLCDDSNVQAALNAYSKSCSESGNKVELIEISTTLATMSATGSPTGSATSPVQPTGSATTTSGSEPIETGNAASSLKSQSFALAAMAAIVGAAIL, from the exons ATGTTCTCCGCTAGAGCCGTTCTCTTTGTGACCGTGTTGGCACTCCTCAATATTTTCGCCGTTGCCACTCCCCCAGGATGCCTTATTGCTGCTATCAA taCCCAAGAGGATCCGTCTGACATGGACGTTATGTGCGGATCTGCATCCAAGAAAGTCCAAAACGAAATCGTCAAGCTCTGCGACGACTCCAACGTCCAGGCGGCACTAAATGCTTATTCCAAATCATGCTCCGAATCCGGAAACAAAGTCG AACTCATCGAGATTTCTACCACCCTAGCCACCATGTCTGCAACCGGATCTCCCACTGGATCGGCTACCTCTCCTGTTCAGCCAACGGGTTCggccaccaccacctccgGCAGCGAGCCTATAGAGACCGGAAATGCTGCATCTTCACTTAAATCCCAGTCCTTCGCATTGGCAGCTATGGCAGCGATTGTCGGAGCTGCTATTCTGTAG
- a CDS encoding uncharacterized protein (EggNog:ENOG410QEI6~COG:F,H~BUSCO:13104at33183) has translation MDDQVQRLVDKVWAKFLSIPPSSRYMVAISGIPGSGKSSLAKIMTEQMNVRYATEHPDKPPIATWVGMDGFHLTRAQLAAMPDPVYAVARRGAAFTFDPVKFTKLVRAVREDISPSSAIIYAPSFDHAIKDPVEDDIPIPVTARIVFFEGNYLSLNKEPWTEVAGLMDEVWFVEVDFEVARQRLVKRHVEAGIAKNEEEADKRAVENDLVNGKEIVENRLEVSEIVVSREDMGWK, from the exons ATGGACGACCAAGTGCAGAGGCTTGTTGATAAAGTATGGG CCAAATTTCTCTCAATCCCGCCATCCTCGCGCTATATGGTCGCGATCAGCGGAATTCCAGGGTCAGGGAAATCTTCCCTGGCGAAAATCATGACCGAACAGATGAATGTTCGATATGCGACAGAACACCCTGATAAACCACCCATCGCTACTTGGGTGGGCATGGACGGATTTCACCTCACGCGAGCCCAATTGGCAGCGATGCCGGATCCTGTGTACGCCGTGGCCAGGCGTGGGGCAGCGTTCACCTTCGACCCCGTGAAATTCACGAAGTTAGTCCGTGCAGTACGTGAAGATATCAGTCCAAGCTCGGCGATCATATACGCGCCTAGTTTCGACCATGCGATTAAGGACCCCGTGGAAGACGACATACCAATCCCGGTGACGGCGAGAATTGTATTTTTCGAGGGGAATTATCTTAGTTTAAACAAGGAACCTTGGACTGAGGTGGCGGGGCTGATGGATGAGGTGTGGTTTGTGGAGGTGGACTTTGAGGTTGCGAGGCAGAGGCTAGTGAAAAGGCATGTTGAGGCGGGCATAGCGAAGAACGAAGAAGAGGCCGATAAGAGAGCGGTGGAAAACGATTTAGTCAACGGAAAAGAGATCGTGGAGAATAGGCTGGAAGTTTCGGAGATCGTTGTGAGCCGGGAAGATATGGGGTGGAAATGA